AAGAAATCTTTAATTTCTTTTGCTCTCCGCTTCCTAGCTTAAGATTCCATAAAACTTCACCTGTTTTAGGGGTATGTAGCCCTTTTGATATCTCTAACGCAATTACAGATATTTCTCCGCTTGTAGAAAGAGGTATCTGATCATACAACTCAAGGTTGAGCTTTCCTGACTTGTTATTCTTAACAAGAATCTCATATGTATTAGTGAGTTCCTTGTTAGGCCCAACTACTTTGTTCTTTGAGAACTCGGTAAGTTTCTTTCTTCTTACAACAACTTGCTTGTCCCTTCCTAAAGAGATATCCAAAGTGTCGTTAGTTGCGGTTGTATTGATGAAAGTTTTTCCTACGTAGGTTCCGTCAAGAAATATGTTGGCGTCGCCAGACAATAAATTATACTGTTCCCATCTTGTTATTTGAGCCATCAAATAAACATCTTCGTTGATTTTAGGTACACAATAGTTTTTGTAAGATGATCGTACGTTATTACTTTGTATATCAATAGAGTGCCTTGTGTTATTTGAAGCTATGCTATATGGTAGGTGGATTCGGTAAGTAACGTTCGTAAGTTCAATGCTTTTTGATGTATGGTTGGCTGATGTACTTACGTCCCTTTTCAATTTAGTTGATGAAGAGGATATCGCACTTCCAGCTTTTGCCATTGCTTGCATTCTAGGCTTAGTGAACTTCAATCTCCAAGGATATAGTTCTGGCTTATCTCCATTAAGGCTGGGGTTGGCTGTCGATAGAACGATTTTAACATCTTTCCAGTTAACGCCAGTATTCTGAGTCACGTTTCCTTTAAAATCAAGAATAACTGTTTCGTTAGTTTTAGCTCTTATGTCGTACGTAGGAACCCAATAAGCATCCGTTGTATAATAAGAGAATGTGATCTTCATGCCGGCTTGAACGGTTTTAGATCGAATATTCAGAAATATTTCGCCAGAACCTCGTAGATCTTCTTTTTGTGCATTCTCAAGCGTAAGTTCTATTCTTTTTACTTGCTCACTTAACACTTCAATTTTATTATTGGCTAATAGTTCTTCTCTTTTAATGTTGAGTAATCTATCTCTAAAGAAATCAGATGCATCTTCTAATGCTTCAATATCAACGCCTAGTTGTTCGCTTCCAATAGATTTGTTTGTGAGTATCATGTCTTTCTCATCTTCCAATACATCTTTCAATCCGATATTTATACCAAGTTGTAATTTTAATGATCTCAGTGAATCTTTTATGTCTTTAACTCTATTAGACTCCCAAGTCTGGTTCATGTAGTTGTTTGTAAGGCCAACAGAAAGGATTGTGAAGTCACCCACACCTCCAACTTGAATAGTACTGGGATCTATATTAGAGGCTAACCCAGGAAGGAGTAATCGATTGTCACCAGCGTGTAAAGTGAGTTTTGCTGTTCTTGTAATACTAACACCCTCAAGAAACACTTTGGCTTCTTCTATAGAGGAGATAACCTTTACACGTTCACTCGGAACCTGCGCATAAATAGAAGCTGAAATACTAAAGCTAATTAGTAAGCAATAAATACTTTTTGGCACAGTTATTAGTCTCATGTTCTTGATGCTAAGTTTGAGCAGTAAATTTATAACATAAATCCCTTCTAGATGCGGTTAATTCTGATAAAAAGCCAGTTCTGTTTGAGAGAAAATTAGTATCATTGCCGCACCAAACAAGAATGTTCTAAACGCCTGAATAAAATTATGCTTAGAAATAAAATATTTAAATTCTGTTTTTTCTCATTTGCGATTCTAACGAGCTCATCGTTGCTTGCGCAAGAGGATATGGATTATGCGGAAAGATTATTCGATGATGCAACGGATAAGCTTAATGCAATAGAAATTGGTCAAGAAGCGAATTACCAAGCCCACTTTAATAAAATAAAGCACTCTGCAGATATGGGCTATGTTGAAGCAATCGCATATTTTGGTTGTGAGCTTACGAAAACAGGTTTTTCCATGCTTAATAGGGATGCTGTTAAAGGTGAACGATACTTAAATAAGGCTATCGAGAAAAACTCTTCACATGCTATGGTTTGCATGGCTTATCATCTATACGAAATAGGTAATATTTTTGAAACAATCGAGTATTTAGAAAGGGCGTATTTGTTAGGGGACTATGGTGCTGCAACAGAATTAGGATATTTATTTAAAACAGGTAAGCTAACCAACCATACAAATGGAACAGCTAGATATTCTAAATATGGACGGGATAATGATGTTAAATCGGCTGTTCATTATATGAAGAAAGCTGCGTTTAACGGTCAGTCTACAGCAGAAATACTTTTAAGTCACTGGTATTATGTAGGCGTTCCAGGATATATTAGTGTAGATAAAAGTAAGGCCCGAATGCTAGTTAAATCTGCGATGCACGAAGATGACCTTGTAGGGAATCCATCTGCAACTCGTAGAGCTTCATTTTTAGTAGAGGATATCTACGGCACTAATTGGAAGCAAAAATTAGGCATGTAGTTGGGAGATAAAAACTCCTTAATTTTATGCTTATTTTCTCACCCAAAATAAGTACCTATTGAAACCACTTATTCTTATTACGAACGATGACGGGTATGATTCACCTGGAATTCGTACATTGATTGATTTGCTAAAGAAAAAAGGGGATGTAATTGTCGTAGCTCCTTTAACGCATCAATCTGCCATGTCGCATGCAATTACAACGCTAATACCAATTACGTATCAAGAAATTGAAAAAACGGAGAGTTATAAGGAATATAGTTGTAAAGGAACACCAGTAGATTGTGTGAAACTTGCTTTGTCCGAGTTGGTCGAAAGAAAGCCAGATCTAGTTGTAAGTGGAATTAATCATGGTTCAAATTCTTCCACGAATGTTATTTATTCTGGTACAATGGCCGCAGCAATAGAAGGTTCTGTTTCTGGGATTCCTTCTTTGGGTATATCTCTCCAAGATAATTCTTTGGATGCCGACTTTACGGCATGTGTTCATTATACCGAATTACTTGTAGATAAGGTGTTAAATGGTAGTTGGGATAAAACAATCTGTCTAAATGTTAATGTTCCAAAGGCTGCTTTGAATGAGATTAAAGGGGTTAAAATATGTAGGCAATCTTGCGGGGTATGGCATGAAGAATTCGATAAGAAAGAAAACAAAGAAGGAAATACCGATTTTATGCTCGGTGGATGGTTTGAACCAGACATCTCTGATGATAAAGGAGACGACTATGCATTATCTCAAAATTATGTATCGGTAGTACCTGTACAATATGATTTTACGGATCACAATATGGTAACCCAATTATCTAAATGGAATGATTAAGAACTACGATAAATTCTGGATCGGTCTTTTAAGTGGAATGGTTACACCGCTAATTATAATTCTAATCTATTATAAAGTGTCGTATGGCGGGGTATCGTTCAGTTATTTTTGGGATAGAATGTCTGCAAGTAGCTTAGAATCAAAATTGATTAGTGTTGCAACTGTGGGTAATCTAGGAGTATTCTTCTTGTATTTTTGGTTAGAAGCAGATAGAGCCAGTAAAGGAGTAGTTAGTTCCATGTTCGTTTTTGGAACAATAATAATGTACTTCAAGTATTTATGAAGTATTACATCATAGCAGGAGAAGCGTCTGGAGATCTTCATGCATCAAATATGATGAGGGAGATAAAGCGTAAAGACTCTAATGCTGAGTTCCGATTTTGGGGTGGCGATTTAATGCAAGAGCAGGGAGGCCTTTTGGTAAAGCATTATAGAGAGCTTGCATTCATGGGCTTTCTTGTGGTATTAGCCAATCTAAGAACCATTCTTAAAAACATTTCACTCTGTAAAAAGGATATAACTCAATTTAATCCAGATGTTCTAATTCTTGTTGATTACCCCGGATTTAATCTACGAATTGCTCGTTTTGCTAAAACCTCAGGGTTCAAAGTATGTTATTATATAAGTCCACAAGTGTGGGCTTGGAAGGAGTCTAGAGTAGAGCAAATAAAGAAATTTGTAGACAAGATGTATGTTATTTTACCTTTTGAAGAAGCTTTCTTTCAAAAGTTAAATTATAACGTTGAATATGTAGGACACCCATTATTGGATGTAATAGAGCAAAGAAAAAGAAGTGACTTTAGGTCAAAGCATGGTATCAGCATTGATGAAAAAGTTATAGCACTAATTCCTGGGAGCAGAAAGCATGAGATAGAAGCGATGTTGCCGGTGATGATGAAAATG
The sequence above is a segment of the Flavobacteriales bacterium genome. Coding sequences within it:
- a CDS encoding DUF4139 domain-containing protein, producing the protein MRLITVPKSIYCLLISFSISASIYAQVPSERVKVISSIEEAKVFLEGVSITRTAKLTLHAGDNRLLLPGLASNIDPSTIQVGGVGDFTILSVGLTNNYMNQTWESNRVKDIKDSLRSLKLQLGINIGLKDVLEDEKDMILTNKSIGSEQLGVDIEALEDASDFFRDRLLNIKREELLANNKIEVLSEQVKRIELTLENAQKEDLRGSGEIFLNIRSKTVQAGMKITFSYYTTDAYWVPTYDIRAKTNETVILDFKGNVTQNTGVNWKDVKIVLSTANPSLNGDKPELYPWRLKFTKPRMQAMAKAGSAISSSSTKLKRDVSTSANHTSKSIELTNVTYRIHLPYSIASNNTRHSIDIQSNNVRSSYKNYCVPKINEDVYLMAQITRWEQYNLLSGDANIFLDGTYVGKTFINTTATNDTLDISLGRDKQVVVRRKKLTEFSKNKVVGPNKELTNTYEILVKNNKSGKLNLELYDQIPLSTSGEISVIALEISKGLHTPKTGEVLWNLKLGSGEQKKLKIS
- a CDS encoding sel1 repeat family protein; the encoded protein is MLRNKIFKFCFFSFAILTSSSLLAQEDMDYAERLFDDATDKLNAIEIGQEANYQAHFNKIKHSADMGYVEAIAYFGCELTKTGFSMLNRDAVKGERYLNKAIEKNSSHAMVCMAYHLYEIGNIFETIEYLERAYLLGDYGAATELGYLFKTGKLTNHTNGTARYSKYGRDNDVKSAVHYMKKAAFNGQSTAEILLSHWYYVGVPGYISVDKSKARMLVKSAMHEDDLVGNPSATRRASFLVEDIYGTNWKQKLGM
- the surE gene encoding 5'/3'-nucleotidase SurE, with protein sequence MKPLILITNDDGYDSPGIRTLIDLLKKKGDVIVVAPLTHQSAMSHAITTLIPITYQEIEKTESYKEYSCKGTPVDCVKLALSELVERKPDLVVSGINHGSNSSTNVIYSGTMAAAIEGSVSGIPSLGISLQDNSLDADFTACVHYTELLVDKVLNGSWDKTICLNVNVPKAALNEIKGVKICRQSCGVWHEEFDKKENKEGNTDFMLGGWFEPDISDDKGDDYALSQNYVSVVPVQYDFTDHNMVTQLSKWND
- a CDS encoding lipid-A-disaccharide synthase, which encodes MKYYIIAGEASGDLHASNMMREIKRKDSNAEFRFWGGDLMQEQGGLLVKHYRELAFMGFLVVLANLRTILKNISLCKKDITQFNPDVLILVDYPGFNLRIARFAKTSGFKVCYYISPQVWAWKESRVEQIKKFVDKMYVILPFEEAFFQKLNYNVEYVGHPLLDVIEQRKRSDFRSKHGISIDEKVIALIPGSRKHEIEAMLPVMMKM